One genomic segment of Misgurnus anguillicaudatus chromosome 23, ASM2758022v2, whole genome shotgun sequence includes these proteins:
- the chaf1a gene encoding chromatin assembly factor 1 subunit A: MVVVMLAADEPFASTPRRGMDCLGKANNANKKLVQARLPFKRLNPELKECSEPKKSKGPVTPKCSEPSASDGENEVEPSTLPLRRGPALVNGRGPLDSFMSRRKRSPAGSTPAVTIDLTDDNSTDAAKHQPAPPVAATCPITEETTKTTKDAPQSTEPTKTLREEEKGTDEEMEGETLPMLDITQESETEEEEQQDTEEEEQQDTEEEEQQDTEEEEQQEIDVSHGNESALSAGSTSSLSAVEVSSPEPSKSAPSTPASVPRTNAAENKAKRRSLKSVQEQEERQRLRDEKERQKQEAKAAKEKKREEARKLKEEKEREKKEKKEKEEKERREKKEREEKEKVEKQRAKEEQRQMKIEAKLEEKRKKEEEKRLKEEKDRLKAEKAEITRFLQKPKTQLAPKTLASACGKFAPFEIKAHMFLAPLTRVQCEDSVLEELDHYLAQPDSTLNGLKDWTSHKPRRSGPTRPSRINAIDCMVVTESLKADGVPDRRRYGRMKLLHFHDNYRPAYWGTCSKKSTHISPRCPLRQDKDLLDYEVDSDEEWEEEEPGESLSHSEGDDDDEGGGDDDDDDDGFFVPHGYLSEGEGALEEDEDGGDPEKLKVRQKMKAREWENELMSKGKVRVLEAVVRGCFWEGETPTPDFLKPYAICMLEPLPKDEASTPEQDLSRQQRNEKLLSQLLPLLHGNVNSSKVIISEFLEFCRQQTSTPTESTQTSTDNIPPRIHVKRLIKGNAVYEKRSTYRRCCWYVHADVLARYSQDTLPVPCQWTYLTSGAQSTRDEPAGSQATSPTSQSTSTTPSNKRKSASSHSITKYMKKCGESEQTEAMETDGFQADTEEDDDDECVIIGEQSASSEQEGNTSLAQTEVNTEPMDTNTSETAALTLPCPTPATA; this comes from the exons CACGTCTTCCTTTCAAAAGGCTCAACCCAGAACTCAAGGAATGCAGTGAGCCCAAAAAAAGCAAAGGTCCAGTTACTCCCAAATGCTCTGAACCTAGTGCCTCCGATGGAGAAAACGAAGTCGAACCCTCCACCTTGCCGCTGCGCCGCGGCCCAGCTCTTGTAAATGGCCGCGGCCCTCTTGACTCCTTCATGAGTCGACGGAAGCGTTCTCCAGCCGGCTCTACCCCTGCAGTCACCATTGATCTCACAGATGACAATTCCACTGATGCTGCCAAACACCAACCTGCCCCTCCAGTTGCTGCCACCTGCCCCATTACTGAAGAAACAACAAAGACCACAAAAGATGCACCACAATCCACAGAACCCACCAAAACCCTTAGAGAAGAAGAGAAGGGGACTGATGAGGAGATGGAGGGAGAGACCCTTCCAATGCTGGACATCACACAGGAGTCTGAGACTGAGGAAGAAGAGCAACAGGACACTGAGGAAGAAGAGCAACAGGACACTGAGGAAGAAGAGCAACAGGACACTGAGGAAGAAGAGCAACAGGAGATTGATGTCAGCCACGGAAATGAATCTGCACTTTCGGCCGGGTCCACCAGCTCCCTTTCAGCAGTCGAAGTGAGCTCACCAGAGCCCAGCAAAAGTGCACCCAGCACCCCTGCCTCA GTCCCACGGACAAATGCAGCAGAAAATAAAGCGAAGAGGCGATCTCTTAAG AGTGTCCAAGAACAAGAGGAGAGACAACGCCTCAGAGATGAGAAAGAGCGGCAGAAACAGGAGGCCAAAGCTGCCAAGGAGAAGAAAAGAGAGGAGGCCCGCAAGCTGAAGGAAGAGAAGGAGAGGGAGAAGAAAGAAAAGAAGGAGAAAGAGGAAAAGGAGCGGCGggagaaaaaagagagagaggagaaaGAGAAGGTGGAAAAACAGCGAGCTAAAGAAGAGCAGCGGCAAATGAAAATTGA GGCTAAACTGGAAGAGAAAAGGAAGAAAGAAGAGGAAAAACGGTTGAAGGAAGAGAAAGAT CGACTCAAAGCTGAAAAGGCTGAGATTACCcggtttctacagaagcccaaGACCCAGCTGGCACCAAAG ACTCTTGCATCTGCCTGTGGGAAGTTTGCTCCTTTTGAGATTAAAGCACACATGTTTTTGGCACCACTGACTCGAGTACAGTGTGAGGACTCTGTTCTAGAGGAGCTGGACCATTATCTTGCCCAGCCAGACAGTACTCTAAATGGACTGAAGGATTGGACAAGTCATAAACCTCGCAGATCAGGTCCAACCAGGCCCAGTCGCATCAATGCAAT AGATTGTATGGTCGTAACTGAAAGCCTAAAGGCAGATGGAGTCCCAGACCGTCGCAGATATGGCCGCATGAAACTCCTGCACTTCCATGACAACTATCGCCCAGCTTACTGGGGCACATGTAGCAAAAAAAGCACACACATCTCTCCACGCTGCCCACTGAGACAGGACAAG GATCTGCTAGATTATGAGGTAGACAGTGATGAAGAGTGGGAGGAAGAGGAGCCAGGAGAGTCTCTTTCTCACAGTGAGGGG gatgatgatgatgaaggagGAGGAgatgatgacgatgatgatgatgggtTCTTTGTACCCCACGGTTATCTCTCAGAAGGGGAAGGAGCACTTGAGGAAGATGAG GATGGTGGAGACCCAGAAAAACTGAAGGTGCGTCAGAAGATGAAAGCTCGTGAGTGGGAGAACGAGCTGATGTCTAAAGGGAAGGTGAGGGTATTGGAGGCGGTGGTGCGAGGCTGCTTTTGGGAAGGGGAGACGCCTACTCCAGATTTCCTGAAGCCGTATGCTATTTGCATGTTGGAGCCTTTACCGAAAGATGAGGCCAGCACCCCCGAACAGGACCTCTCACGCCAACAGAGGAATGAGAAAT TGTTATCACAGCTGCTGCCATTGCTGCATGGAAATGTAAACAGCAGCAAGGTCATCATCAGTGAGTTCCTAGAGTTTTGTCGTCAGCAGACATCAACACCAACAGAAAGTACACAAACCTCCACTGACAACATCCCACCCAG AATTCACGTCAAACGTCTCATAAAGGGGAATGCCGTGTATGAAAAGCGTTCCACGTACAGACGATGCTGCTGGTACGTGCATGCCGACGTTCTGGCCCGTTATTCTCAGGACACCCTGCCCGTGCCCTGCCAGTGGACCTACCTCACCTCCGGTGCGCAGAGCACCCGTGACGAACCCGCCGGCTCACAGGCCACCTCTCCTACATCTCAGTCCACCTCCACTACACCTTCCAACAAGAGGAAGAGTGCCAGCAGCCACTCTATTACAAAGTACATGAAGAAATGTGGCGAATCGGAACAG ACTGAAGCCATGGAGACCGATGGCTTTCAAGCAGACACGGAGGAGGATGACGATGATGAGTGTGTCATCATTGGGGAACAGTCTG CTTCCTCTGAACAGGAAGGCAACACGTCCTTGGCACAAACCGAGGTAAACACAGAGCCCATGGACACAAACACATCTGAAACCGCTGCTCTTACTCTTCCCTGTCCAACCCCAGCCACTGCCTGA
- the ubxn6 gene encoding UBX domain-containing protein 6, with protein MKKFLDEIKKDIKFKTSGPGKKLTDDTRSKPEVSKSTAHGPTRKAPTEGAKMAGAAALARIEQQHRPKVQTSQDAIRNQVKRELEAEAAATAVSQKNVELEGSSVPQKDPSCFSVSGVYFICPLTGETLTKSERELHIKEAILMRFSEDALEASIMMIHTFNKDKEKVQTAVDIISKYVDNICKNPTEEKYRKIKLSNKVFQEKVSRVEGTREYLQALGFESTMLPVEGEDKTEEYLVLPPQESEGLEQMKVNLECLQKGEPIRAKLDRQPQVFRPSQQAMHFELPPDFYNLTPEELKKEQQLKSEVVERNAMLRTKAMREKDEQRERRKYSYALLRVRLPDENILQGTFLAWEKVSALYQFVRDSLENDWQPFELLAPGGHKLIDDESSALNENNLAPAALLTFSWDAAVQADIAAAGGQTADVLKPALLKNIKTLS; from the exons ATGAAGAAGTTTCTGGATGAAATCAAAAAGGATATAAAATTCAAAACATCGGGTCCAGGGAAGAAACTCACAGACGACACAAG ATCTAAACCTGAGGTTTCAAAGTCCACTGCCCATGGCCCAACCAGAAAGGCTCCTACTGAAGGTGCAAAGATGGCAGGGGCCGCCGCCCTGGCCAGGATCGAGCAACAGCATCGCCCCAAAGTCCAAACATCACAGGATGCCATAAGAAACCAGGTGAAGC GGGAACTTGAAGCAGAGGCGGCGGCCACAGCAGTCAGTCAGAAGAACGTAGAATTGGAG GGCTCCAGTGTTCCCCAGAAGGATCCATCTTGTTTCTCAGTGTCGGgagtgtattttatttgtccCCTTACTGGAGAAACCTTAACAAAGTCTGAAAGAGAGCTGCACATCAAGGAGGCCATTCTGATG AGGTTTTCTGAGGATGCGTTGGAGGCCTCCATTATGATGATTCACACTTTTAATAAAGACAAAGAGAAAGTTCAAACTGCGGTGGATATTATCAGCAAGTA CGTGGACAACATCTGTAAGAATCCAACAGAGGAGAAGTATCGGAAGATCAAACTCAGCAACAAAGTGTTTCAG GAGAAGGTCAGCAGAGTCGAGGGAACTCGGGAGTACCTGCAGGCCCTGGGGTTTGAAAGCACCATGCTGCCAGTCGAAGGCGAAGATAA GACTGAGGAGTACCTAGTGTTGCCACCACAGGAATCAGAGGGCCTGGAGCAGATGAAGGTTAATCTGGAGTGTCTGCAAAAGGGGgagccaatcagagcaaagcTGGACCGCCAGCCGCAGGTCTTCAGACCATCTCAGCAAGCCATGCATTTTGAGCTGCCCCCTGACTTTTACAATCTGACTCCAGAGGAACTGAAGAAAGAACAGCAACTCAA AAGCGAAGTCGTGGAGAGAAACGCAATGCTGAGAACGAAAGCCATGCGTGAAAAAGACGAGCAAAGAGAGAGAAGAAAGTACAGCTACGCCCTTCTGAGAGTTCGGCTACCGGATGAAAATATACTCCAGG GCACTTTCCTGGCGTGGGAGAAGGTGTCAGCATTGTACCAGTTTGTGCGTGATTCGCTGGAGAACGACTGGCAACCCTTTGAATTGTTGGCGCCTGGAGGACATAAACTAATAGATGATGAGTCTTCAGCACTAAATGAGAATAATCTG GCCCCAGCAGCTCTGCTGACCTTCTCGTGGGATGCCGCAGTGCAGGCAGATATCGCCGCTGCAGGAGGGCAGACGGCTGATGTGCTTAAACCAGCATTATTGAAGAACATCAAAACCCTGAGCTGA